ATGATACAGTTATCGAACTTGCAGCGGTGAAAATTAAAGGCGGTGAAATTATTGACCGCTTTGAACGATTTGCCAACCCTCATCATCCGCTGTCGGCTACGACCATCGAATTAACAGGAATAACCGATGACATGGTCAAGAATGCTCCTGAAGTAAAAGAGGTCATGCAGGAGTTTAAAGAGTGGGCTGGGAATGACATTCTCGTTGCCCATAATGCGAGCTTCGATATGGGATTTTTAAATGTAGCCTATACCCGGCTGCTCGGAGAGGATAAAGCAGCTAATCCTGTAATTGACACACTCGAACTTGGACGCTTCTTATATCCTGACCTCAAAAGCCACAGGCTGAATACGCTTTGCAAAAAGTTTGATATTGAATTGACCCAGCACCATAGAGCGATCTATGATGCGGAAGCGACTGGCTACTTAATGCTGAAAATGCTGAAAGATGCTGCAGAGAAGGGAATTCAATATCATGACCAATTAAACGATAATATGGGACAAGGGAACGCGTTTCAGCGCTCAAGGCCTTTCCATGCAACATTGATGGCAAAAGACGAGGTTGGGCTGAAAAATCTCTTTAAGCTTGTATCCTTATCTCACATTCAGTACTTTTACCGTGTACCGCGCATTCCAAGATCCGTCCTTCAGAAGCATCGTGAAGGCATACTCGTCGGATCAGGCTGTGACAAGGGAGAGGTCTTTGAAGGAATGATGCAGAAATCTCCAGAAGAAGTAGAGGAGACTGCTAAGTTCTACGATTACCTTGAAATCCAGCCTCCTGAAGTTTATCAGCATTTAATCGATTTGGAGTATGTCCGGGACAAAAAGGCATTGCACGAGATCATCACCAAAATAGCAGACCTTGGTGACAAGCTTGGAAAGCCGGTAGCAGCTACAGGCAATGTGCACTATATGAATCCTGAAGATAAAATTTACAGGAAAATCCTGGTCAGTTCCCAAGGTGGAGCGAATCCTCTCAACCGTCATGAACATCCCAATGTTCATTTTAGAACGACCAATGAAATGCTTGAATGCTTTTCCTTTATGGGAGAAGAAAGAGCCAAAAAAATTGTTGTGGAGAACCCTAACGCCGTTGCTGATATGATTGGGGACGTCAAGCCGATTAAAGATGACTTGTTTACGCCTAAAATTGAAGGGGCAGATGAGGAAATCAGGCAGATGAGCTACGAGATGGCTGAAAGCATTTATGGAACACCGCTGCCTGAGATCGTTGAAGCAAGACTTGAAAAAGAATTAAAAAGCATCATTGGCCACGGTTTTGCTGTCATCTATCTTATTTCACACAAATTGGTTAAAAAATCTCTTGATGACGGATACCTGGTAGGATCAAGGGGCTCAGTCGGATCCTCACTCGTCGCTACGATGACCGAAATTACCGAGGTTAATCCGCTGCCGCCGCATTACGTGTGTCCTGAGTGCAAACAATCTGAATTCTTCAATGATGGATCGGTCGGTTCAGGATTTGATCTTCCTGATAAAGATTGTGAAAAATGCGGTGCATCATACAAAAAAGATGGACATGATATTCCATTTGAAACGTTCCTGGGCTTTAAAGGAGATAAAGTACCCGATATCGATTTAAACTTCTCAGGTGAATATCAGCCGAGGGCGCATAACTATACAAAAGTGCTTTTCGGAGAAGATAATGTATTCCGGGCGGGAACAATTGGAACAGTTGCTGAAAAAACGGCATACGGCTACGTAAAAGGCTATGCGGGTGATCATAATCTGAACTTCAGGGGTGCAGAAATTGACCGTCTTGTGCAGGGCTGTACCGGGGTGAAAAGAACAACCGGACAGCATCCCGGGGGAATCATTGTTGTCCCGGACTATATGGATATTTTTGATTTCTCTCCTATTCAATTCCCGGCCGACGCAGCGGGATCTGAGTGGAAAACAACTCACTTTGATTTCCATTCTATTCATGATAATCTGCTCAAGCTTGATATCCTGGGTCATGATGATCCGACGGTTATTCGGATGCTGCAGGATCTAAGTGGAATCGACCCGAAAACAATCCCGACGGATGACCCGGAAGTGATGAAAATTTTCAGCGGCACTTCATCATTGGGTGTAACTGAGGAAGACATTATGTGCAAAACCGGTACACTTGGTATTCCTGAGTTTGGAACGAAATTTGTGCGCCAAATGCTTGAAGATACGAAACCGACGACATTCTCAGAGCTTGTTCAAATTTCCGGACTATCACATGGTACGGATGTATGGCTTGGAAATGCACAGGAGCTGATTCATAATAATATCTGCAACTTAAGCGAAGTAATCGGATGCCGTGATGATATTATGGTGTATTTAATTTATCAGGGGCTTGAGCCGTCATTTGCTTTCAAAATTATGGAGTCGGTCCGTAAAGGAAAAGGACTGACTCCGGATATGGAGGAAGAAATGAGAAAGAACAATGTACCCAAATGGTATATTGAATCATGCCTGAAAATCAAATACATGTTCCCGAAAGCCCATGCCGCCGCTTACGTTCTAATGGCTGTAAGGATTGCTTATTTCAAAGTTCATCACGCTCTCCTCTATTATGCTGCATACTTTACAGTTAGAGCTGATGATTTTGATGTGGATGCTATGGCCAGAGGAGCAGCTGCTATAAAAGCAAAGCTTGAAGAAATAAGTGCCAAGGGTCTTGAAGCAAGTCCAAAAGAGAAAAACCTTATGACGGTTATGGAGCTATGCCTCGAAATGTGTGCTAGAGGCTATGCTTTTCAAAAGGTGGATTTGTATAAATCGCATGCCAGTGAATTTGTAATTGAAGGGGAGACATTGATTCCTCCATTCAACGCAATTCCGGGACTTGGAACTAATGCTGCGCTGAATATTGTAAAAGCAAGGGAAGAGGGAGAATTCTTATCCAAAGAAGACCTTCAGCAAAGAGGCAGGGTTTCTAAAACCATTATTGAGTATTTGGATAACCATGGGTGCCTTGAAGCTCTTCCGGATCAAAATCAGCTATCCTTGTTTTAACTAAAAAGAGATAACAAGCGGATTCTTCCTTCATTTGCAATAAAATTCTGGTTATGGTATATTTTTATTGGAAATGCTGCAATAGCAGAGGCAAAGAGAGTGGGGCAACCCACTCTTTCGTTTTGGGTACAGGAACATTTGTTCCGGCTCATGCAATGCCAGGTTCATTTTCTCCTGCTGCAGTGTGTGTTTACTTATTGGTTGAACGACTCGACTCCCTGCTGTTATGGCAGGGTTTTTAAACAGCCGCTGAACTTGACCGAGCTGCAAATCAGCATCTGGAGTTTTCTGCATTTGCTGTCCTTTCATTCGCATCATTCCGCGGAAGCTCCTGCTGCAATAACGGACTCCGCTTTATTGCGTTAAAAACGTATGTTATTGAGCATTGATTATGTAAGGATACAGGAGTATACCTTCGCTCCACCCGAATTAATGATGAATGAACATGAGGGTGCGGCGCTTTGCACCGTTATTGTAAACTTTCCTGGAATTACAAGGAGGAAGAGAATGAGTAAAAAAGTCACAGATACAGTCAGCGAACTAGCCGTTCCAATCCTTGAAGAACTGGATCTGGAATTAGTTGATGTTGAGTACGTAAAAGAAGGAAAAAACTGGTTCCTTCGCGTATTTATTGATTCAGACAAAGGTGTAGATATTGAAGAATGCGGAATGGTGAGCGAGCGGTTAAGCGAGAAACTGGATGCAATTGACCCGATCACTCATAATTATTTTCTCGAGGTTTCTTCTCCCGGTGCAGAACGTCCTTTGAAAAAGGATGCTGACTTCCATAAAGCCGTTGGAAAAAACGTGAATGTGAAAACGTATGAACCGATAGGCGGGGAAAAAGTGTTCGAAGGCATTCTTCAATCCTTTGACGGAGAAAATGTAACTGTATTAATTACCGTTAAAACACGAAAAAAAGAAGTGGTCATTCCGTATGATAAAGTGGCCGCTGCAAGATTGGCAGTTTCTTTCAATTTTTAAGACCATTATGCTTTTATCCACTAACCGAACCGCTCCCAAACGGCCGGTGATGATTAAAGGGGGAAATAGGAAAAATGAGCAGTGAACTTTTAGATGCCCTTACCATACTTGAGAGAGAAAAAGGGATTAGCAAAGAAATTATTATTGAAGCAATTGAAGCCGCGTTAATATCTGCTTATAAACGGAATTTTAACCAGGCCCAAAATGTGCGTGTTGATTTAAACCGTGATACTGGGACTATGAGGGTATTTGCCCGTAAAGATGTAGTAGACCAGGTATTTGATGCACGATTGGAGATTTCTGAAGGCGAAGCGCAGGCCATTCATCCAAACTACATAGTAGGCGATATAGTTGAAATGGAAGTTACTCCGAAGGATTTTGGAAGAATTGCCGCACAGACTGCGAAGCAAGTGGTGACACAGCGCGTCAGAGAAGCAGAACGCGGAGTTATTTATTCCGAGTTCATTGACCGTGAAGAAGACATTATGACCGGAATCGTTCAGCGCATTGATTCCAAATTCATTTATGTTAGTCTTGGGAAAATCGAAGCTCTTCTGCCTGTTAACGAGCAGATGCCGAATGAACAATATAAACCTCATGACCGAATTAAGGTTTTCATCACAAAGGTTGAGAAAACAACAAAGGGTCCGCAGATTTTTGTTTCGAGGACACATCCGGGTCTGCTGAAGCGCCTGTTTGAAATCGAAGTACCGGAAATTTACGATGGAACAGTTGAAATTAAATCCGTAGCACGCGAAGCGGGAGACCGCTCCAAAATTTCTGTTCATTCGGAAAATCCGGAAGTGGATCCGGTTGGCTCATGTGTCGGACCTAAAGGGCAGCGTGTTCAGGCAATTGTGAATGAACTTAAAGGCGAGAAAATTGATATTGTCCGCTGGTCCAATGATCCGGTTGAATTTGTCGCCAATGCACTTAGTCCATCTAAAGTAGTTGAAGTAAAGGTGAACGAAGACGATAAAGCAACGACCGTTATCGTACCGGACTACCAGCTTTCCCTCGCAATCGGCAAGCGCGGTCAAAACGCAAGACTTGCTGCAAAGCTGACAAACTGGAAAATAGACATCAAAAGCGAAACCGATGCAGAAAAGCTTGGTTTGCTGAGTGAACCACAAAATACAGAAGAGGCTGACTACGAGTCTGCTGACGATTTTCAAGACGAGTAAGAGGTGAACCGGATGAACCCAGGAAGAAAAATTCCTTTACGCAAATGTGTAGCTACCGGTGAAATGAAACCGAAAAAGGAAATGGTCCGCGTGGTCCGTTCTTCTGAAGGTGATGTTTCTGTAGATGCTTCCGGCAGAAAGAACGGCAGAGGCGCTTATATTACATTGGATAAGGAATCTATTTTATTGGCCAAAAAAAAGAACATCCTATCCAATCAGCTTAAAACAAAAGTAGAGGATGCCATCTATGATGAGCTGATTCAGCTTGCCGAGAGCAAGCATTCATGAATCAGCAAAAATGGAAATCCCTGCTTGGATTGGCCAATCGGGCAAGAAAAGTCATTTCCGGTGAAGAGCTTGTGATTAAAGAAGTTCGTCAAAACCGGGCAAAATTGGTTCTGCTCTCAAAAGATGCATCCGACAATACCAGAAAAAAAGTGACGGATAAATGCCGCTCCTATAACACTCCGGTCGTACATGTAGAAAGCCGGTATGAGCTTGGACATGCAATCGGCAAGGATGCAAGAGTAGTAGTAGCAGTGACCGAACAGGGCTTTGCTGCGAAACTGAAGGACTTGCTCGATTAAATATCTTGGGGGTGAACACATGACAAAAGTGAGAGTATATGAATATGCAAAACAGCACAATGTGTCAAGTAAAGATGTCATTTCCGCATTAAAGGATATCAATGTTGAGGTTTCCAATCATATGGCAATGATCGAGGATGCTCATGTAGGGAAACTAAACCAGAAATTCGCTTCAAACAGCAAACCAAAAACTCAAGGATCGGCTCCTAAATCAGCCGGGAAGGGGAATGCAGCCATTAATTCTCAATCAAGCGGCGATCAATCTGCCTCAGTCAAAAAAACATCAACCACTACTAATAATCAAAGCCGTCCTTCTTCCGACCAGAGGAAAAACTCCCAGCAGCGCCCAGGGGATAAAAAGGGACCGCAGAGCGGAAGGAATAACAGCATGAACCAAAACAGAAGAAATAATAACAACAGCAGCCAGAAAAAAGGCGGAAACAGAAACAATCATCAGCGCACACAAGCACCTCAAGCAGAAAGACCTAAAAAAGAGCTGCCAAGCAAAATTACATTCACAGGGTCATTAACTGTTGGAGAGCTTGCTCAAAAACTATACAAAGAACCTTCAGAAATCATCAAAAAACTTTTGATGCTTGGTGTTATGGCTACAATCAACCAGGATCTTGACAAAGATACCATCGAACTGATTGCAGGGGAATACGGAGTTGAAGTGGAAGAGGAAATTCACTTCGATGTAACAGAATTTGAAGGATACGATCAAGTCGATAAAGAAGAGGATCATCAAATTCGTCCGCCGGTTGTTACGATCATGGGACACGTTGACCATGGTAAAACAACGCTTCTTGATTCCATCCGCAATACAAAAGTAACAGCAGGCGAAGCCGGCGGAATTACGCAGCACATCGGTGCTTATCAAATTGAAACAAACGGCAAAAAAATTACCTTCCTTGATACTCCAGGGCATGCTGCCTTCACAACGATGCGTGCGCGCGGAGCTCAAGTAACGGATATTACCATTCTCGTTGTTGCAGCAGATGACGGGGTTATGCCTCAAACGGTTGAAGCGATCAATCATGCTAAAGCAGCAGAGGTTCCGATTATCGTTGCCGTTAATAAAATGGATAAACCAAGTGCCAATCCTGACCGCGTGATGCAGGAATTAACGGAGCACGGTCTCGTTCCTGAAAGCTGGGGTGGAGAAACCATCTTCGTTCCTGTTTCCGCTCTTAAGGGAGATGGAATTGATGACTTGCTTGAAATGATCCTCCTTGTCAGTGAGGTAGAGGAATTAAAAGCGAACCCTAAGCTTCGTGCGACTGGTACCGTTATTGAAGCACAGCTGGATAAAGGACGCGGATCGGTTGCAACCCTCCTAGTTCAAAATGGTTCATTAAAAGTTGGGGATCCTATCGTTGTCGGAAATACATTCGGGCGTGTACGTGCAATGGTCAATGACCTTGGCCGCCGTGTGAAAGAAGTAGGTCCGTCTGCACCGGTTGAAATCACCGGACTGAATGAAGTGCCGCAAGCAGGCGATCAGTTTATGGTATTTGCTGACGAGAAAAAGGCACGCCAGGTTGGTGAAGCCCGCTCGCAAAAACAGCAGGTTGAACAGCGCAGCGAAAAATCCAAGCTTAGCCTGGATGATTTGTTTGAACAAATTAAACAAGGCGATGTAAAGGATATTAATCTGATTGTTAAGGCCGATGTTCAAGGATCTGTTGAAGC
The Metabacillus sp. FJAT-52054 genome window above contains:
- a CDS encoding PolC-type DNA polymerase III, giving the protein MEEIQSEQRKRFQLLLQQLQLTDDQIVPYFQHASIVKLTVHKQQKRWHFNFELSTILPFEVYQLFHSSLAKAFSHIASVTFSISVLNPEASEALLQEYWMASLKEIEGISPPVLSLLSEQIPKLTGTKLIICARNDTEAATIKRKYTSLIQESLQSFGFPLFQVDTDVTFSEADLQKFNEQKLLEDQERALAALTEMQKKEEEDKAGEIPSGPIVIGYQIKDDEEVVPMETIVDEERRTTIQGYVFDAETKELRSGRTLATIKITDYSSSMLVKMFARDKEDAALLTAIKKGMWIKARGSVQNDTFVRDLVMIANDINEVKPKLRMDTAPEDEKRVELHLHSPMSQMDAVTSFSRLAEQAAKWGHKAIAITDHAVAQSFPEAYSAGKKHGLKVLFGIEANLVDDGVPIAYNDDHRLLEDAVYVVFDVETTGLSAVYDTVIELAAVKIKGGEIIDRFERFANPHHPLSATTIELTGITDDMVKNAPEVKEVMQEFKEWAGNDILVAHNASFDMGFLNVAYTRLLGEDKAANPVIDTLELGRFLYPDLKSHRLNTLCKKFDIELTQHHRAIYDAEATGYLMLKMLKDAAEKGIQYHDQLNDNMGQGNAFQRSRPFHATLMAKDEVGLKNLFKLVSLSHIQYFYRVPRIPRSVLQKHREGILVGSGCDKGEVFEGMMQKSPEEVEETAKFYDYLEIQPPEVYQHLIDLEYVRDKKALHEIITKIADLGDKLGKPVAATGNVHYMNPEDKIYRKILVSSQGGANPLNRHEHPNVHFRTTNEMLECFSFMGEERAKKIVVENPNAVADMIGDVKPIKDDLFTPKIEGADEEIRQMSYEMAESIYGTPLPEIVEARLEKELKSIIGHGFAVIYLISHKLVKKSLDDGYLVGSRGSVGSSLVATMTEITEVNPLPPHYVCPECKQSEFFNDGSVGSGFDLPDKDCEKCGASYKKDGHDIPFETFLGFKGDKVPDIDLNFSGEYQPRAHNYTKVLFGEDNVFRAGTIGTVAEKTAYGYVKGYAGDHNLNFRGAEIDRLVQGCTGVKRTTGQHPGGIIVVPDYMDIFDFSPIQFPADAAGSEWKTTHFDFHSIHDNLLKLDILGHDDPTVIRMLQDLSGIDPKTIPTDDPEVMKIFSGTSSLGVTEEDIMCKTGTLGIPEFGTKFVRQMLEDTKPTTFSELVQISGLSHGTDVWLGNAQELIHNNICNLSEVIGCRDDIMVYLIYQGLEPSFAFKIMESVRKGKGLTPDMEEEMRKNNVPKWYIESCLKIKYMFPKAHAAAYVLMAVRIAYFKVHHALLYYAAYFTVRADDFDVDAMARGAAAIKAKLEEISAKGLEASPKEKNLMTVMELCLEMCARGYAFQKVDLYKSHASEFVIEGETLIPPFNAIPGLGTNAALNIVKAREEGEFLSKEDLQQRGRVSKTIIEYLDNHGCLEALPDQNQLSLF
- the rimP gene encoding ribosome maturation factor RimP, coding for MSKKVTDTVSELAVPILEELDLELVDVEYVKEGKNWFLRVFIDSDKGVDIEECGMVSERLSEKLDAIDPITHNYFLEVSSPGAERPLKKDADFHKAVGKNVNVKTYEPIGGEKVFEGILQSFDGENVTVLITVKTRKKEVVIPYDKVAAARLAVSFNF
- the nusA gene encoding transcription termination factor NusA, whose protein sequence is MSSELLDALTILEREKGISKEIIIEAIEAALISAYKRNFNQAQNVRVDLNRDTGTMRVFARKDVVDQVFDARLEISEGEAQAIHPNYIVGDIVEMEVTPKDFGRIAAQTAKQVVTQRVREAERGVIYSEFIDREEDIMTGIVQRIDSKFIYVSLGKIEALLPVNEQMPNEQYKPHDRIKVFITKVEKTTKGPQIFVSRTHPGLLKRLFEIEVPEIYDGTVEIKSVAREAGDRSKISVHSENPEVDPVGSCVGPKGQRVQAIVNELKGEKIDIVRWSNDPVEFVANALSPSKVVEVKVNEDDKATTVIVPDYQLSLAIGKRGQNARLAAKLTNWKIDIKSETDAEKLGLLSEPQNTEEADYESADDFQDE
- a CDS encoding YlxR family protein; its protein translation is MNPGRKIPLRKCVATGEMKPKKEMVRVVRSSEGDVSVDASGRKNGRGAYITLDKESILLAKKKNILSNQLKTKVEDAIYDELIQLAESKHS
- a CDS encoding YlxQ family RNA-binding protein; its protein translation is MNQQKWKSLLGLANRARKVISGEELVIKEVRQNRAKLVLLSKDASDNTRKKVTDKCRSYNTPVVHVESRYELGHAIGKDARVVVAVTEQGFAAKLKDLLD
- the infB gene encoding translation initiation factor IF-2, which encodes MTKVRVYEYAKQHNVSSKDVISALKDINVEVSNHMAMIEDAHVGKLNQKFASNSKPKTQGSAPKSAGKGNAAINSQSSGDQSASVKKTSTTTNNQSRPSSDQRKNSQQRPGDKKGPQSGRNNSMNQNRRNNNNSSQKKGGNRNNHQRTQAPQAERPKKELPSKITFTGSLTVGELAQKLYKEPSEIIKKLLMLGVMATINQDLDKDTIELIAGEYGVEVEEEIHFDVTEFEGYDQVDKEEDHQIRPPVVTIMGHVDHGKTTLLDSIRNTKVTAGEAGGITQHIGAYQIETNGKKITFLDTPGHAAFTTMRARGAQVTDITILVVAADDGVMPQTVEAINHAKAAEVPIIVAVNKMDKPSANPDRVMQELTEHGLVPESWGGETIFVPVSALKGDGIDDLLEMILLVSEVEELKANPKLRATGTVIEAQLDKGRGSVATLLVQNGSLKVGDPIVVGNTFGRVRAMVNDLGRRVKEVGPSAPVEITGLNEVPQAGDQFMVFADEKKARQVGEARSQKQQVEQRSEKSKLSLDDLFEQIKQGDVKDINLIVKADVQGSVEALASALQKIEVEGVKVKIIHTGVGAITEYDIMLASASNGIVIGFNVRPDANAKRAADAEKVDIRLHRIIYKVIEEIESAMKGMLDPEFEEKIIGQVEVRQTFKVSKIGTIAGGYVTDGKITRDSGMRLIREGIVIFEGTVDVLKRFKDDVKEVAQGYECGITIKGYNDIKEGDVIEAYVMQEIERK